One bacterium genomic window carries:
- a CDS encoding ATP-binding protein, which translates to VILSISDILNENTGKDNSCKKYTEVIIEQSQKLSNLIANTLSFSRSPALFKSEQQINTLITKTVSSLKYTLSKKEIKLEVNLAEDLPMIIADGSKVEQVFSNILVNAIDAVENNGKIKIRSSFDGNNIAIKFIDNGKGISPEIEKNIFEPFFTTKIDGTGVGLTLSKKIVEMHGGVIKVSSSKEDGTCFEIVLPRKGVS; encoded by the coding sequence AGGTAATCTTATCAATATCGGACATACTTAACGAAAATACCGGGAAAGATAACTCCTGTAAAAAATATACCGAAGTAATAATCGAACAATCTCAAAAATTAAGCAACCTGATAGCCAATACGCTGAGTTTTTCAAGGTCTCCCGCATTGTTCAAATCTGAACAACAAATAAACACTCTTATTACAAAAACCGTATCTTCCTTAAAATATACTTTAAGTAAAAAAGAAATCAAGTTGGAAGTTAATTTAGCCGAAGATTTACCTATGATAATAGCTGATGGCTCAAAAGTCGAACAGGTTTTTTCAAATATACTCGTAAACGCCATTGACGCGGTTGAAAATAATGGTAAAATAAAAATCCGGTCTTCTTTTGACGGGAATAATATCGCAATAAAATTTATAGATAACGGCAAGGGGATATCTCCTGAAATCGAAAAAAATATATTTGAACCGTTTTTCACCACAAAAATAGATGGAACCGGAGTCGGGTTAACTTTATCAAAAAAAATAGTTGAAATGCACGGGGGGGTAATTAAAGTCTCGAGCAGTAAAGAAGACGGGACCTGTTTTGAAATAGTTTTGCCAAGAAAGGGTGTTTCTTA